Within the Erythrobacter insulae genome, the region GCAATCACTGCGTCTTTCTCCGGCCCGTCTTCCATCGCGCCGGTTTCATCCTCGATCCTGAAATCAAGGTTCCCGCCAAGTTGAATATCGGTTCCGCGGCCCGCCATATTGGTCGCGATTGTTACCGCGCCCAAACGGCCTGCCTGCGCCACGATGTGCGCTTCGCGTTCGTGCTGGCGCGCATTAAGCACTTCATGCTTCACGCCTTCTTTATCGAGGAACTGGCTGAGCAATTCGGATTTCTCGATTGAAACCGTGCCGACCAGCACGGGCTGCCCGATCTCATGCTTTTCCTTGATGGCGACCGCGATAGCGGCGAATTTGTCCATCGTATTCTTGTAGAATTCGTCTTCTTCATCGATCCGCGCGACAGGGAGATTGGTCGGAATTTCGACAACGTTGACGCTGTAGATATCCCAGAATTCCGATGCTTCTGTCGCAGCCGTACCGGTCATGCCAGACAGTTTGGGATACATGCGGAAAAAATTCTGGAAGGTAACAGACGCCATGGTCTGGTTTTCCGGCTCGATCTTGACGCCTTCCTTGGCTTCGACTGCTTGGTGCAAACCATTAGACCAGCGCCGGCCTTCCATCATCCGGCCAGTGAATTCGTCGATGATCACGACCTTGCCGTCTTTGACGATGTAATTGTCATCGCGCTTGAACATATGGACCGCTTTGAGCGCCTGATCGAGGTGATGGACAACCTGGGTATTTTCGACATCGTAAAGGTTGTCAGTTTCCAGCATCCCCTTGGAAATCAGCAACTGTTCCGTCTGCTCCAGCCCGTCTTCGGTTAGCTGGATGCTTTTGGATTTCTCGTCTTTTTCGTACCAGTCTTCCGGGATCTCTTTGGCGACTTCATCCAGCGCGACATACAGATCGGATTTGTCCTCTGTCGGTCCCGAAATGATAAGCGGCGTGCGCGCTTCATCGATCAGGATGGAATCCACCTCATCCACAATCGCAAAGTTAAACGGACGCTGCACCATTTGCGCGCGTTCGTGTTTCATATTGTCGCGCAGGTAATCGAACCCAAACTCGTTGTTGGTGCCGTATGTGATATCCGCATTGTAAGCGTCACGCTTCGCCGTTTCGTCCATGTTCGGCACAACCACACCGATGGTCAGACCCATCCAGTTGTACAGCTGTCCCATCCATTCGGCGTCACGCGCGGCGAGGTAATCATTGACCGTAACAACGTGGACACCCTTGCCCTCGATCGCGTTGAGATACACAGCGAGCGTCGCCATGAGGGTTTTACCCTCACCCGTGCGCATCTCGGCGATTTCACCGCGATGCAGTACGATGCCGCCGATCATCTGCACATCAAAGTGCCGCATCCCGAAAACGCGCGTCGATGCCTCGCGGATCGTCGCAAACGCCTCTGGCATGATATCATCCAGGGTGCTGCCATTGTCCAAAAGGCCGCGGAACTTGTCGGTCTGCGCGCGCAGCTCATCATCTGAAAGCGTTTGAAGCTGAGGCTCAAGCGCATTGATTTCATTGACGATCTTGCCAACAGATTTGATGTAACGGTCATTCGATGAACCGAAGACCGATTTCATGAGCGAGTTGAACATGGAAGAGGTGCCTTAATGTCGATGCTGCCCGCACAATCGGGGCCAATGCAATTTTGAAAAAAATCGAGAAGAACGGCGCGCAGCCTGAACAGGCGCGCGAAAACCTTTAGGAATCGAGGACGCTATTCGTAAGCGCGATCAATGCCCATAAGCACCGGCATCCGCAGCGATTGCGGACGCGGGAGACGCGTATTTTCAGCCGCGTCTTTTTTACCAACAGAGGCAATGCCGGGGCTCGCATCAGACTGGATATGCCTGTCCGATGCGGCGTTCTCGGCGCTCGCCATGACGCTTGCATTGCAGGCAGAAGACGTGTGCGCATAGGACGCAGTCGCAGTACCGCCTAAAGCGGCAAGGCCTGAAAGCAGGGCCAGAAAGGCAAACAGCTTACGCGTCATAAGCGTGTCAGATAGGCGTTTTGTTCGCAAACGTCCACTCGCATTGCAGACCGATTCACCGATTTACTGCAATTGCTCGCTCGCCTAAGCGATACCGGTATGGATATCGAAACCTCGCCCCTCGCTCAGCCCTTTCCCGAAATGCCTGCGATTAACGGTGTGACACTGCGCGTGGCGCGTGCGCGCTACAAAGACTGGGATCGCTGCGATCTGACATTTGTGGCGCTTGATGAAGGCACCAGTGTAGCCGGTGTTTTCACCCAAAGCGCATGTGCCTCAACCGAGGTCGAGATGGGGCGCAAACAGCTGAAAGCGGGCACCGCGCGCGCTTTGATTGTGAACGCTGGCAACTCGAATGCTTTTACCGGGCATCGCGGCGCAGAGGCTGTTGAGCAGATCATGACACAAGTCAGCGAGGGTCTTGGCTGCGCACCTGATGAAGTTTTCGTCTCTTCAACCGGTGTCATCGGGGTGCCACTGCCAAAAGATCGCGCTCGCGAAGGCGTGGCTGCGGTGCTTTCGGCGCGCCCCTGCGGGTGGGAAGACGCAGCAGCGGCAATCTCCACGACAGACACTTTTGCAAAAGGCGCGCATGCCAGCGCGATGATTGGCGATACCCGTGTGGAATTGTGCGGAATTATCAAAGGATCGGGCATGATTGCGCCGGATATGGCGACCATGCTCGGTTACATATTCACCGACGCAGACGTTGCCCCAGAATTTCTGCAAGAGCTGCTGAATAATGCGAATGCACAAACCTATAGCTGCATCACAGTAGACGGAGATACCTCGACAAGTGACACTGTGCTCGCCTTTGCAACCGGAAAATCGGCACATCCCCGTATCGCGGGCTGGGACAGTCCGGGGGCCGATGCCTTTGCCGCCGCGCTGACCGATATATGCCGCGAGCTGGCGCAATTGGTGGTGAGAGACGGGGAAGGCGCAAGCAAGTTCATCAGCGTGCGCGTAACCGGCGCGGTGAGCGATGAAAGCGCCCGCCGCATCGGTCTATCGATTGCCAATTCGCCGCTCGTAAAAACGGCTATCGCAGGCGAAGATGCCAATTGGGGCCGCGTTGTCATGGCGGTCGGCAAAGCGGGAGAACCCGCCAACCGCGACACGTTATCCATCGCATTCGGCGGCGTTTGGGCTGCGCGTGGCGGAGTGCCGGTTGAAGATTACGACGAAGCGCCGGTAGCAAAGCATCTGCAAGGTGACGCTATCGATCTCGCTGTCGATCTGGGCATGGGCGATGGTCATGCAGAAGTGTGGACCTGTGATCTCACCCACGGATACATTTCGATCAACGCGGATTATCGTAGCTGATATGAGCAAACTTTCTCCCCTTGATGCCGAGATCCGCGATCTTTTTCGCTTTGCCGCACAGCGATCCATGCTGCCGCGTTTCCGCGCGCTGACAGACAGCGAGATTGAGATGAAGGCTGAGGATGATCCCGTCACCGTCGTCGACCGGGAGATTGAGAGTTTTCTGACCGATGCCCTTACCAAACTCGCGCCCGGTGTTGCCGTGGTTGGCGAAGAAGCGGTTCATGCCGACAAATCGGTGCTCGGTCACTTGTCCGATCAATCCTGGATCATTGATCCACTGGATGGAACCGCGAACTTTACCGAAGGAAAAGAGCCATTTGGCATAATCATCGCTTTGGCAGACGGCGGAAAGGCTGTTGCCGGATGGCTCTATGATCCAATTGCTGACCGCCTGTGCCACGCCAAAGCCGGCGAAGGGGCATTCATCAATGGCGAAAAAATAAAAGCCCGCACCACTGGCGAAACGCCGCCGGTCGCGGCAATCAGCCGGATGTTTCTCACCGAAGATCAATGCACCGAATTTGACGCAAAAATCGCACCGCATTACACGCTGACTGACATACCCCGCTGCGCTGCCGAGCAGTATCCGCGATTGGCGTTGGGACAAAACGACGTATCTACGTTCGAGCGAACGCTGGCATGGGATCACGCCGCCGGGGCGTTGTGGCTTAATGAAGCAGGCGGCAAGGTCGCACGGCCCGATGGCAGCGATTACCGCGTGGACGAACACGAAATGCCCGGCCTTCTGGGCGCATCGAGCCCCGCGATATGGGAAGCATTTGCCCAGCGAATGCGGGCCTGACCTACCTAAAGGTCAAGCCCGCAATTCTTAACGTCCGAAAATCAAATTTCGCTTTCGATCCAGTCTTTAAGCTGGCTTTTGGGAGCCGCGCCTACTTTTCGCGCAACGGCTTCACCGTTCTTGAACAGCACCATGAGCGGAATTGATTGCACACCCATTTCGGCCGGGATGCCCGTGTTTTCCATAATATCCATCTTGGCGATGGTGACTTTACCGTTCAGCTCATCGCTGATTTCCTCAAGCGCCGGAGCAATCATTTTGCACGGCCCGCACCAATCGGCCCAGAAATCGACCAGAACGGGTGTGTCGCTTTCCAGCACATCGGTTTTGAAATTTTCGTCGGTCACATTGATGGTGGCCATGATGTTTCTCCTGTAATTGGGTTGATCCCTATCTAGGCGGATTTCCCGCTTACTCAATATCGATCGGGACATAGCTTTCCTGCGCGTCCCCCAAATGATCCTTGTACGGGGCCAGCAATTCGGCGGCGATTTCGATCAATTGCGGCGTTTGCGTGTACAAAATTGCCGCGCGCGCTGATTTCCCCGGAAAGATAACCTCAAGAGCAGCCGTGTATGCCGCCATCTGCCTTAGCGTCGCGTTCGGAATATCCTCTGCATTGCGCGGCGGGCGACGCGTGGTCTTGAAATCCACCACCGTCACTTGGTCATCGCCGATCAGCAGCCGATCTGCCGTCCCCGAAATAACCACTTTGCCAACGGTTGCAGCCAGCGGAACCTCCGCCAAAGCATCCGGAGAAAAGATATCCTCAAACCGCTCTGTTGACAGCACCCGCATCGCACTGGCGAGCATTTCAGCGCGTGTATCCTCTGGCAAATCATCGCCCTGCTGCGCCAGCCACGCGGCACCTGCCGCTTCGCGCGTATCAATCGGCAGATCGGGTAACCGCTCCAGCAATCGGTGGATCAAAACACCGCGCCGCGCCGCAACCTTCAGTGCATCGACCGGCAATGGCGGATCAGCGGCCAGTTCTTCGCCAGCGGAACTGGGTGCAAGCGGCCTTGGCGGTTTGGGCTCCGGCCCGATCGGCGTCGTGGCCCATACAGGCAGCTCGGGTCGATCTGCTGTGCTGGCTGCTTCATCGGCGGAAACCAGCGGTTCGGCCTGCTCACCCCATTCTCGCCGCTCACCCCAGCGCGGATCGGGCAACGGATCTGCTTCGAACACTGTCGCCAGACGCGCATACCAGCTGTCTTCATGCGGGCCTTTTTTTATCTCGCGCCGGCCAAGAGCCCCGCCAATAAACAGCGCCTCTTCTGCGCGGGTCATTGCAACGTAAAGCAGGCGCCAATGCTCTTGCATGCTGGCATCGCCAGCCACGTTTTCCGCATCAAGAACAGGCCCGCGCTTTTCGTCTTTCGCCAGCGACGGCAAAGGCACGCTACGGTGTATTTCTGCGCCTATATCCCTGTCTAACAATTCCAGATCGCCGCCCTGCCCCGGCTTTCCAGTTGCATCACCCAGAATAACAATCGGGGCCTGCAATCCCTTTGATCCGTGCACTGTCATCACACGCACTTGGCCGCCCGCCCCATCGGCATCGCGTTTCAGATCATCATCCGAGGCATCGAACCATTCGATAAAGCCCGCAAGGCTGGGCACATGCGCGCTTTCAAACGCGAAAGCGGCATTGACCAACTCGTCAATCGGATCATTCGCTTCACGACCCAACCGCATGATCAACTTTTCACGGCCGCGCCACGGGCCGGTCAGCAGCCACGCCAGCAATGCCTGCGGGGTCTGATAATCCGCCCTGGCAAGCAAACTTCTAAGGTCCGCGCATGTCTGCGCGACCTTGGGATCGGAAAGCTTGCGCAAATGCCCCCATAGCGATGGAAGTTTGCCCGTATCAGACTGTTTCTCTCGCGGAACATGGGCGAGCAGATCGTCCTGCGTCCACCCGATCAACGGCGAAGACAGCAGGTTCGCCAATGACAGATCATCAAGCGGCTGTGCCGCAAATCTCAGCGCCGCCATCAGGTCTTTTACCGCCAATGGCGCGCCCAGCCTCAGCCGGTCGACCCCGGCCACGGCAACGCCTTTGGCATGAAGTTTCGCCACAATCTGCGCCGCCAGCGCGCCGCGCTTTCGCACGAGCACCATCACATCGCCTGCGGTGGCATGGCGCGGTGGCTGCGACTTGGCGAGAACAAGCGGGTTTTCACCCTTGACCCAGTCGTAAACCTGCGCGGCGATCTTTTCCGCCAGCACGGTTTCATGCGGGGGCAGCCAGCCCGGTTCTGCGGCATCATCGCCGTCTTCTGTCTGCTCGGTAAAATCGTCGGCCGATGTGACCGGCTGCCACATTGCCACCAATCCGGGCCGCACCGCACCGATATGGTCGGGCGGCGTGTCGCTCAATCCGAATTCCGAATGCCCGATCGATGCAATGGCGCGATTTACAAAATCCAGAACCGGTTTCGATGTTCGAAAAGATCGGCCAAGATCGAGATCCTGCCAGCCGGGAATGCGGCGTCCATCGCGCATATCGGCGGCATGTTTGCGTGCGTCTTCGATGGCTTGGGCGACTTTGGCCTTGGCTTTCGCAAAATTTTCGGGGCTGGTCCCCTGAAACCCGAAGATCGCCTGTTTGTAATCGCCCACGGTAAAGACGGTCCGCAAACGATCACCGCTTGCGCCCTCGCCGCTGAAGAAATCATCGATCAGCGCAAAAACAATGTCCCATTGCGCTTCATTGGTGTCCTGCGCCTCATCGATAAGAATGTGGTCAAACTGGCGGTCGAGCTTGTACCGGATCCAGTCTGCTGTGACGCTGTTTTTCAGAAGCCCCGCCGCGCGCCGGATCAGATCATCAAAATCAAGCAGGCTCTCGCGCCGTTTTGCATCCTGCCAACGGATTGCGAAATCACGGCCAATTTCCAACGCAGCTGTCAGGAATTCGGCGAGGTCCAGCAAGGCAGCGCGTTCTTCAACTTGCAAGACAGCCTGAGACACCATGTCATGCCCTTCGGCAAAGCCGGGATATTGCTCGCGAGGCTTTTTGATTGTCATGTTAGGCGTGCCGTCCGCTTTAAGCAGATTGCCTCTAAATTCGCCAAACCGCTCAATTCGCGCCGATGTATCCAGCGCGAGCCATTCGCGCATGAATACCAGGCACTTTTTTGCCGTCTTCGTATCCCATTCTTCCAATGCAGGAATCATGGCCATCAGTTGGTCGTCAGGGAAGAATTCTGCATCAAGCCCTTCGAACGACCAATTCGCATCGGCATTCGCGGGAATTCCCAGCAATTGACGCACTCGATCATCCATCGGCGATTGCCAGGCGGTCGGCCCCGCCCACATGTCTTCCGCCTTGGCACACCGCATCAACCAATTGCTCAGCGCTTCGGGGGCTTTCGAAATGGTAAACAGGGTCACTGCATCAAGGATGCGCGTGTTGTTTGTCTTGCGGGCGCTGGTCAGCAGATCGGTCAACACTTCACGCGCCAGCAATGCGCGGGTGCGATCCTCCATCGGCTGCGCGCCGGGCGGCAGATCGGCTTCTTCGGGAAAATTGGCGAGCAGCCACTGCGAAAAGGCGTGGATCGTATCAATCCGCAAGCCTCCGCCCGGACAATCGAGCACCTGGGCAAAGAGCGTCCGCGCGCGCTCCTGTGTCTTGGGCCCGATATCCGCACCCAGATCGCCCAGTTCCGCCGCCAGCTTGGTCGGTTCCAACCGCACCCAGCGCGCGAGCACCGCGTTGATCCTGGTCGCCATTTCTGCGGCGCCCGCTTTGGTAAAGGTCAGACACAGAATTTCCGAGGGATCGACATCCGGGCGCAGCAGCAGCCTAAGCACGCGCGCTGAAAGGACCTGCGTCTTGCCTGTGCCTGCCGAAGCCGACAGCCAGACATTGTCATCAGGATTGGCCGCTGAAAGCTGCTCTCCGGCAAGAGGGTATACTTTACCCTGATTTTGCAGCGCGCCGCTCACGCGTCCGGCCCCGCATCATCGCTCGCTTGGGCAAGCTGCCATTCGTCCAGCCGCATCAGCTGATCGTAATCGGTAAAACCTGGATAATCGGGATTTTCCTTGGCGATAAAGGGGGCGTCCCCCTTGATGTATTTCGTGATGGCTTCGCGCAGATAGCGTTCATGTTCATGCAGAAAGTCCTCGGGTAACAGACCGCTTTGCCGATCGCTCAGTTTTACCGGCTCATTTCGTTCGCCAAATTCGCCAGCAACTTTCCTCAGGGACCAAAATTCGAATTTGGTTGCATCACCTGAAATCGCAGCACCATCTTTGTCAAAAACGCCCTCACTCGCAATCAGACCAAGCACGCCAAGCTGAAGGCGATACCCCTTGGAAACTTCCTGTTTCGAGGGCGGCTTTCCTGTTTTGTAATCGACAATCGCCAAAGTTCCGTCGGCCAAGCGATCAATCCGATCGGGCTTTCCGCCGACCCGTACGCCCTCGAACATCATCTCGCCCCAAACTTCGGTGGCGATCACTTCACGGCCCTGTTTCGCGTCTTCGTTCACCCATTCTTCAAATCGCTCCAACGCTGCGCAAATACGCGGGCGCCACAGCCCCCAGAACAGGGGGTGGACCTGTTTCTCAGTCAGCATTTTTTCCGCGAAAGGAACCAAGGCCAGATTGGGATGATCAATGCGCGCCTTGTGCCACGCATCCAGAATGTCGTGAACCAATGTGCCGCGCAAAGCTGGATCGGCAAACGGATCCGCGGCAAGCGGATCAAGGCGTTTCAGGCCCAGAATTTCGCGCGCGTAAAACTGATACGGATCGCCCAGCAACCGGTCGAGCGCGGTCGCGCTGATTTTGACCTGTCTTTGCTCTGACGATGGCTTGGGTTCCGGCCTTGGATAGGGTTCTGGTTCAGAGGCCGGCACCGGATCGCGATCGAGCAGCGGCATTATCAACGGTATCGTGCTTTCGCGGTGCTCGGCTGCCAGTTTTTCACCCAGCAGCGCCTCAACCCGGAGCCAAAACCGCGAAGCGAGCGTCGGCCCTTCACTGTCGCGCTGGGCTCTGCTCAGCACCACTTCGGGTGCGCCCATTGCTCCGGCCAGATCATGCGCGGACAATCCGATGCGGAATTCTGCACCGGGCACGCCCAATGCACGCAAAATAGCAGGCGCCAGCATCGGATCGGCTCCGGGTGCCTGCGGCCAGCTGCCTTCATTCAATCCGCCGCATATGATCAGATCCGCTCGCGCCATGCGGCTTTCCAGCAGACCATATATGCTCACTCGGGGATGCCCGCCATATGGAGGCCTCACCGAAACCTCGTCCATGCAATCGCGCAGAACGCCTGCCAGATCAGCGGGCGCAATCGCGGTGTCTCTGCCGCGCGCATGAAGGCGCAAATCTTCGATCATGGCCGACAGAGCGCGCCCGTCTTCGCGCGCCCATACAGCATCACCGGCCAGCGCTTCTGCTGCAATCGTCAAAGTGTCGATCGCATCGGCAAGAGCGATTTCTGGTTCATCAGCGAAAAGTGGCGCGAGCAGAGGTGTAAGAACCCGCTCAACACCGTCCCACCAATCGCGAACCTTGGCTTTATCCGCGACCGCGCGGAGCGGTTCGTATCCCGGCGCCGGAGACGGACCGCGCAGGTCGTATTCAAACGCCCGCAAAGCGGACAGCCATTGGGACCGGGCACCTTCGATATCTCGCTGAACCAGCGGATGCGCAAGCGCCGCGATCAACGCCGCCGGTTCCAGCCCTCCCGAAGCCAGCCCTGCAAGCAGGCCGATCATCCGGCCCGCAGGCGTCAACGATAGCGGACGGCCCGCCGTATCATCGGCAACGATGTTCCAGCGTTCAAGCTGCTGTGTCACACGCAGCGCCAATGCCCGGTCAGCTGTAATCACGGCAATACGCCTGGTCGGCTGCTCAAGCGCCTCGCGCACCAGCATGGCAATCGCCTGCGCTTCTTCCGCGCTGGTCGCGGTGGTCATCAACCGGACGCCCGACAGTCGGCGTTTATCCGGCTCCAGATCGATCCATGACTGGCTTGCTTGCGGCGGCAGGAACAGTGAACTGATCGCATGGCTGCGCGCCGGCGGCGCTGCGGCTTCGCCTTTGCGATGCCATGGGCGGACTTCGGCACGGGCAATACCCATCCGCTGAAGCAGGAGTTTGAGATGGTATTGCGGGTGGGTCAGCGCATCCTTTTTGCCGAACACCTCGCCGCCGGGTTCAGGGGCCGCACCAGCACGCCCAAGCTCATCCCATGCATCCTCGTTCATCGACAGATCAAGGTCGGGCAGGATCACAGCGCCATTGGGCAAATCTGCAATCACGCGCAACATCCTTGCGAGGGCTGGCGAGGCGCTCGTCACACCTGCGGCCACGATAGGCTGAGATGGCGGATCGGTGCGCCATTTTAAC harbors:
- the secA gene encoding preprotein translocase subunit SecA, which gives rise to MFNSLMKSVFGSSNDRYIKSVGKIVNEINALEPQLQTLSDDELRAQTDKFRGLLDNGSTLDDIMPEAFATIREASTRVFGMRHFDVQMIGGIVLHRGEIAEMRTGEGKTLMATLAVYLNAIEGKGVHVVTVNDYLAARDAEWMGQLYNWMGLTIGVVVPNMDETAKRDAYNADITYGTNNEFGFDYLRDNMKHERAQMVQRPFNFAIVDEVDSILIDEARTPLIISGPTEDKSDLYVALDEVAKEIPEDWYEKDEKSKSIQLTEDGLEQTEQLLISKGMLETDNLYDVENTQVVHHLDQALKAVHMFKRDDNYIVKDGKVVIIDEFTGRMMEGRRWSNGLHQAVEAKEGVKIEPENQTMASVTFQNFFRMYPKLSGMTGTAATEASEFWDIYSVNVVEIPTNLPVARIDEEDEFYKNTMDKFAAIAVAIKEKHEIGQPVLVGTVSIEKSELLSQFLDKEGVKHEVLNARQHEREAHIVAQAGRLGAVTIATNMAGRGTDIQLGGNLDFRIEDETGAMEDGPEKDAVIARVKEEVAIEKQKVLEAGGLFVLGTERHESRRIDNQLRGRSGRQGDPGLSRFYLCLEDDLLRIFGPDTLFSKMMNSNLEDGEAIGSKWLSKAIETAQKKVEARNYDTRKQVVQYDDVMNDQRKVIYEQRGEIMESESVDDVVLDMRHDTINSIVGTACPPGSYPEQWDIEGLKERVEEVFGLSFPFEEWIEEDQVEPEIFEERLRTETDKMMEEKIAKNDPSIWRMVEKDVLLRQLDFHWKEHLATLDALRQVIWMRGIAQKQPINEYKQEAFGLFETMLDTLRGEVTKILFKSELQISQPQTQALPDLPDFLTGHIDPLTGLDNSNDGDGSEQRPELFGSLAGSPRAASGPGGSNTDNPYANLNVSRNAPCPCGSGNKYKHCHGSANNPNAKLNA
- the argJ gene encoding bifunctional glutamate N-acetyltransferase/amino-acid acetyltransferase ArgJ, which translates into the protein MDIETSPLAQPFPEMPAINGVTLRVARARYKDWDRCDLTFVALDEGTSVAGVFTQSACASTEVEMGRKQLKAGTARALIVNAGNSNAFTGHRGAEAVEQIMTQVSEGLGCAPDEVFVSSTGVIGVPLPKDRAREGVAAVLSARPCGWEDAAAAISTTDTFAKGAHASAMIGDTRVELCGIIKGSGMIAPDMATMLGYIFTDADVAPEFLQELLNNANAQTYSCITVDGDTSTSDTVLAFATGKSAHPRIAGWDSPGADAFAAALTDICRELAQLVVRDGEGASKFISVRVTGAVSDESARRIGLSIANSPLVKTAIAGEDANWGRVVMAVGKAGEPANRDTLSIAFGGVWAARGGVPVEDYDEAPVAKHLQGDAIDLAVDLGMGDGHAEVWTCDLTHGYISINADYRS
- a CDS encoding inositol monophosphatase family protein, which encodes MSKLSPLDAEIRDLFRFAAQRSMLPRFRALTDSEIEMKAEDDPVTVVDREIESFLTDALTKLAPGVAVVGEEAVHADKSVLGHLSDQSWIIDPLDGTANFTEGKEPFGIIIALADGGKAVAGWLYDPIADRLCHAKAGEGAFINGEKIKARTTGETPPVAAISRMFLTEDQCTEFDAKIAPHYTLTDIPRCAAEQYPRLALGQNDVSTFERTLAWDHAAGALWLNEAGGKVARPDGSDYRVDEHEMPGLLGASSPAIWEAFAQRMRA
- the trxA gene encoding thioredoxin; this translates as MATINVTDENFKTDVLESDTPVLVDFWADWCGPCKMIAPALEEISDELNGKVTIAKMDIMENTGIPAEMGVQSIPLMVLFKNGEAVARKVGAAPKSQLKDWIESEI
- the addA gene encoding double-strand break repair helicase AddA, coding for MSGALQNQGKVYPLAGEQLSAANPDDNVWLSASAGTGKTQVLSARVLRLLLRPDVDPSEILCLTFTKAGAAEMATRINAVLARWVRLEPTKLAAELGDLGADIGPKTQERARTLFAQVLDCPGGGLRIDTIHAFSQWLLANFPEEADLPPGAQPMEDRTRALLAREVLTDLLTSARKTNNTRILDAVTLFTISKAPEALSNWLMRCAKAEDMWAGPTAWQSPMDDRVRQLLGIPANADANWSFEGLDAEFFPDDQLMAMIPALEEWDTKTAKKCLVFMREWLALDTSARIERFGEFRGNLLKADGTPNMTIKKPREQYPGFAEGHDMVSQAVLQVEERAALLDLAEFLTAALEIGRDFAIRWQDAKRRESLLDFDDLIRRAAGLLKNSVTADWIRYKLDRQFDHILIDEAQDTNEAQWDIVFALIDDFFSGEGASGDRLRTVFTVGDYKQAIFGFQGTSPENFAKAKAKVAQAIEDARKHAADMRDGRRIPGWQDLDLGRSFRTSKPVLDFVNRAIASIGHSEFGLSDTPPDHIGAVRPGLVAMWQPVTSADDFTEQTEDGDDAAEPGWLPPHETVLAEKIAAQVYDWVKGENPLVLAKSQPPRHATAGDVMVLVRKRGALAAQIVAKLHAKGVAVAGVDRLRLGAPLAVKDLMAALRFAAQPLDDLSLANLLSSPLIGWTQDDLLAHVPREKQSDTGKLPSLWGHLRKLSDPKVAQTCADLRSLLARADYQTPQALLAWLLTGPWRGREKLIMRLGREANDPIDELVNAAFAFESAHVPSLAGFIEWFDASDDDLKRDADGAGGQVRVMTVHGSKGLQAPIVILGDATGKPGQGGDLELLDRDIGAEIHRSVPLPSLAKDEKRGPVLDAENVAGDASMQEHWRLLYVAMTRAEEALFIGGALGRREIKKGPHEDSWYARLATVFEADPLPDPRWGERREWGEQAEPLVSADEAASTADRPELPVWATTPIGPEPKPPRPLAPSSAGEELAADPPLPVDALKVAARRGVLIHRLLERLPDLPIDTREAAGAAWLAQQGDDLPEDTRAEMLASAMRVLSTERFEDIFSPDALAEVPLAATVGKVVISGTADRLLIGDDQVTVVDFKTTRRPPRNAEDIPNATLRQMAAYTAALEVIFPGKSARAAILYTQTPQLIEIAAELLAPYKDHLGDAQESYVPIDIE
- the addB gene encoding double-strand break repair protein AddB; this encodes MGETSGPEIYSIAAHRGFADALVAGLIPRYSQTDAGLARLTLLVPSSRAARTLSEAFVRHSGEAGLLMPRMVTVGDLDLDEALGNLLDPLGASDIPPAVEPTQRWLEIAQLIEAEQAEEGLAPLPGLARLRLARDIARAMDRLLVEDVSPDALTGEAVLDQLGNLSGHWKKSLRRFARVEARWRERLAELGRVDAATRRNMLFDRAALKWRTDPPSQPIVAAGVTSASPALARMLRVIADLPNGAVILPDLDLSMNEDAWDELGRAGAAPEPGGEVFGKKDALTHPQYHLKLLLQRMGIARAEVRPWHRKGEAAAPPARSHAISSLFLPPQASQSWIDLEPDKRRLSGVRLMTTATSAEEAQAIAMLVREALEQPTRRIAVITADRALALRVTQQLERWNIVADDTAGRPLSLTPAGRMIGLLAGLASGGLEPAALIAALAHPLVQRDIEGARSQWLSALRAFEYDLRGPSPAPGYEPLRAVADKAKVRDWWDGVERVLTPLLAPLFADEPEIALADAIDTLTIAAEALAGDAVWAREDGRALSAMIEDLRLHARGRDTAIAPADLAGVLRDCMDEVSVRPPYGGHPRVSIYGLLESRMARADLIICGGLNEGSWPQAPGADPMLAPAILRALGVPGAEFRIGLSAHDLAGAMGAPEVVLSRAQRDSEGPTLASRFWLRVEALLGEKLAAEHRESTIPLIMPLLDRDPVPASEPEPYPRPEPKPSSEQRQVKISATALDRLLGDPYQFYAREILGLKRLDPLAADPFADPALRGTLVHDILDAWHKARIDHPNLALVPFAEKMLTEKQVHPLFWGLWRPRICAALERFEEWVNEDAKQGREVIATEVWGEMMFEGVRVGGKPDRIDRLADGTLAIVDYKTGKPPSKQEVSKGYRLQLGVLGLIASEGVFDKDGAAISGDATKFEFWSLRKVAGEFGERNEPVKLSDRQSGLLPEDFLHEHERYLREAITKYIKGDAPFIAKENPDYPGFTDYDQLMRLDEWQLAQASDDAGPDA